In a genomic window of Streptomyces sp. SJL17-4:
- a CDS encoding MFS transporter, whose product MTTSPVDTQAKDGPARAGGRPGIALTVIAACQLMVVLDATIVNIALPHIQDALSFSTTDLSWVLSAYTLTFGGLLLLGGRAGDILGRRRVFMVGILLFTFASLLGGFAQEPWHLLAARALQGVGGAIASPTSLALITTTFPEGPERNRAFGVFAAVSAGGGAIGLLAGGLLTEWLDWRWVLFVNVPIGLLIAFLTPRYIAESERHPGRFDIAGAATSTLGMAALVYGFIRASEKGWEDALTIGSFVSAAILLVAFAVVESRAKEPITPLRMFADRNRSGTYVIMLSLAAAMFGMFFFIVLWVQDVLGYSPIQSGLAFLPVTFAIGAGAALAQRLLPVLGPKPFMVSGAAITGAGLLWLTFISSDSSYASGVLGPMILFGFGMGLNFVTLTLTAVSGVAQHEAGAASGLLNATQQVGGSLGLSILVTIFGTASREEGERQMPGFLANSTPEQQAEAMKTKELPPPWGHEVLTSGISSAFTAAVVMVLIALVTAVLVIRVRKSDLEALSGRAEAAGPVA is encoded by the coding sequence GTGACAACTTCTCCGGTCGACACACAGGCCAAGGACGGACCAGCTCGCGCCGGAGGACGGCCGGGTATCGCCTTGACGGTCATCGCCGCCTGCCAGCTGATGGTCGTCCTCGACGCCACCATCGTGAACATCGCCCTGCCGCACATCCAGGACGCGCTCTCCTTCTCGACCACCGATCTGTCGTGGGTGCTCAGCGCCTACACGCTCACCTTCGGTGGTCTGCTGCTCCTCGGCGGACGGGCCGGGGACATCCTGGGGCGCCGCCGGGTGTTCATGGTCGGCATCCTGCTCTTCACCTTCGCCTCGCTGCTCGGCGGCTTCGCCCAGGAGCCCTGGCACCTGCTCGCCGCGCGGGCTCTGCAGGGTGTTGGTGGCGCCATCGCCTCGCCCACCTCACTCGCGCTGATCACCACGACATTCCCCGAGGGGCCGGAGCGCAACCGGGCGTTCGGCGTGTTCGCCGCCGTCTCCGCCGGTGGTGGCGCGATCGGTCTGCTCGCCGGCGGCTTGCTCACGGAGTGGCTGGACTGGCGCTGGGTCCTCTTCGTGAACGTCCCGATCGGTCTGTTGATCGCCTTCCTGACCCCGCGCTACATCGCCGAGTCCGAGCGGCACCCCGGACGGTTCGACATCGCGGGCGCCGCGACCTCGACACTCGGTATGGCGGCGCTGGTCTACGGGTTCATCCGGGCCTCCGAGAAGGGCTGGGAAGACGCGCTGACCATCGGTTCCTTCGTCTCGGCGGCCATCCTGCTCGTCGCCTTCGCGGTCGTGGAGTCACGTGCGAAGGAACCGATCACCCCGCTGCGGATGTTCGCGGACCGCAACCGCTCGGGCACGTACGTCATCATGCTGAGCCTGGCGGCCGCCATGTTCGGCATGTTCTTCTTCATCGTGCTGTGGGTGCAGGACGTCCTGGGGTACAGCCCGATCCAGTCCGGACTGGCCTTCCTTCCCGTCACCTTCGCGATCGGCGCCGGAGCGGCGCTCGCCCAGCGGCTGCTGCCGGTACTCGGTCCCAAGCCGTTCATGGTGAGCGGTGCGGCGATCACCGGAGCGGGTCTGCTCTGGCTGACGTTCATCAGCTCGGACAGCAGCTACGCGAGCGGCGTCCTCGGCCCGATGATCCTGTTCGGCTTCGGTATGGGCCTGAATTTCGTGACGCTCACGCTCACGGCCGTCTCCGGAGTGGCCCAGCACGAGGCGGGAGCCGCGTCGGGCCTGCTCAACGCCACCCAGCAGGTCGGCGGTTCGCTGGGCCTGTCCATCCTGGTCACGATCTTCGGAACGGCGAGCCGCGAGGAGGGCGAGCGGCAGATGCCCGGTTTCCTCGCGAATTCCACGCCTGAGCAGCAGGCCGAGGCGATGAAGACGAAGGAGCTGCCCCCGCCCTGGGGCCACGAGGTGCTCACCTCGGGCATCTCCTCGGCCTTCACGGCCGCCGTCGTGATGGTGCTGATCGCGCTGGTGACGGCCGTCCTGGTGATCCGGGTCCGCAAGAGCGACCTGGAAGCGCTCAGCGGCCGGGCGGAGGCCGCCGGCCCCGTGGCCTGA